The Microscilla marina ATCC 23134 nucleotide sequence TTACCAAAATTGTATTGCTCTGAAGAATGGTGCACCACGTGGGCTGCCCACAACACCCTTACAGTATGACTCAGGCGATGATACCAGTAAAAACATAAGTCATCGGCAAGGATTAACAATACCCACACCCACCAGATAGTCCAGTCAATATATTGGTAACCCAACCACTCAACCCGCAAGTCAGCAAAACCTTTGTATAACATATAAAACACTGCTATAGAAGCGGTTTTAGTAAAGATAGCTACAATACCCGAAGTAATTGCTACTTGAAAACTACTCCAAAAGTCTTTGGCATTATAGTGGTCCTTGTCGTGTTTATAAGTAAGCAAGTACTCACTAATGATTAGCACAAAAAAGAAGGGAACACCATAATAGAGGGGGTTGGTAATCTCTAAATTCATCATATCTTAAAGAAAATTAATTTATCATCATATTACAATTAAAATGATGAGCCCAGATAACTTTTACTACTGACTATCAGTTAATTATGTATTTAAAAAATCCACCTAACCTTTGATATATTAAAATCCAGTGACAAAGATAAAAGGAGAATCTTCATGCTACAATAAATCAAGGCTCTTTCTTGCTTCATTTACCTATGTTACTTACCCTATAGATACTGAGAAATTCACACAATTGTGTCAGTATGCAGTTCAATATTTAGCTTTTAACATCTTTAGTCAACGCCTCTTCTACGATTTTAATACCAGATGAGGTTCCAATTCTATCTGCTCCAGCAATAATCATTTCCTGGGCTTTTTCATACGACCTGATTCCCCCAGAGGCCTTGATGCCTACAGTATCGGGCAAAATATCACGTAATAAACGAATATGTTCTACCTTTGCGCCTTCAGGTGCATACCCCGTAGATGTTTTCATAAAATCAACCCCGGCATCTACACACACCTTGCTTGCTTCCCTTATTTCATGGTCATTCAGGTAAGCAGTTTCAAGAATGACCTTCATCATTGCTTCTTCGGCATGAATGACTTGAGAAAACCAAGCCATCTCCTGTTTAATCCACGCATAAGCGTTGCACTTGATTGCAGAGATATTAATTACAATGTCTAACTCATTTACCCCTTCTTTTAAGGCGCTTTCTATCTCTTGCATTTTTACTTCGGCTCGTTGGTAGCCAAAAGGAAATCCTACCACAGTAACCAGTTGCACAGGGGCTTTGCCTAAATCACGCCTGGCTTTTTTTGCCCAATAAGGAGGTACACATATTCCTATAAAGTTATGAATAACGGCTTCTTCCACCAATGTTTCTATACTTTCGTAAGTCACGGTAGGTTTAAGGTTGGTATGTTCTATATACTCATTAATGTTTTGCATATTTTGGGGAGTTTTTGCTGTATCAAGTACAAAGTTAAACTATTTCGGGTATTCTATCCATACCTGTATAGAGCTATTGTTGTTTAGATTAGCCATAGGCACTTCTATGATAGAGCTTTGGGTGGTTCTAAACTATTATATAACCCCAAACCACATGTAAGCTCAAATAGCCTCGTAACTATACCCTAATACCAACTTACCACTGTGTAAACATAAAAACCGTTGTTTGTTAAGGAACATGATCGCCCCGTAAACGGGATTTCGGGCATAGCCCTCAACAATAACCCCGATAAGAAATCGGGACTTTGAAGCTGTCCGGTTTAGAACATATTAGCTTCGCAGAGCTTGAACTTCGTTCTGCGGTTATCTTTACTGACTTTCGTTACTTTTAGCCTTTGGCAGAGCTCGGCGCAGCAGGGCTGCAGCCATCGGTTTTCGCCGTAGCTATGGCTACGACTGCAAAAAGTGCCTCAGTCGAGTATACGCCCTCAATCTCGACACTTATTTTGAATATGTTCCTAAGGCGAAGGTAGGAGGTATACAGCAGTGACTTTTGGCGTGATTGATGCTGTTTTTAACATTTTATTGGAGCAAAAAAAGACTAACATCAAAATATTCTGTTTCCTAATGAGGAATTACCAAAAAAAGATTTTAAAATGAGGGCTCGTTAGAATTTAAATCAATTTTTAGCGTAATTTAGGAGTTGGTTGTCTTTATATTGTTGTAAAAAACAAAGCAAGGTTGAGCTGGTTTCTTGGGCAAAAAAATGACTTTCTGAGTTGATTAAAAAATGCCGTAAACCGTTGGTTAATAATTAATAATTACGAATGTTTGACTATCAGAAAGTGTTTTTAGATCACTTTGATCCAAAAACATTTTTAAATTATCAATGGAATGTAAGAGTATCCCCTGGTGAGGTGTTGCCTTGGCAAGGGTTTTATACAGGACCTCTGGTTTTAAGAGCTTATGAGATAGAAGACCTATGCGAACTATTATTGGGAGTAGCTTTGTCTGACCTGGCACAGGTTGTCACCCAAGAGCTTGTTTCGGTTACTCAACCTTCTGATGCCAACACTTTTTTATTTTTACATTCTACTACCCCTGACCTTAATACTTTTTTAGACGATTTAAACAAGCTTCAACAAGAAGTACCAGGCTTAGACTACACTACTTATAAGGAGGTACAGTCGGTGTATTTTACCCAACCAGGTGACTTGTGTGTAGGCAGGGTAACTGCCTGGGAAACTGCCATTGAAACCGAAAAAGTGAAAGGTGCCTGTATTACAAACATCGATTACTATTACCTTTCACAAGCTTTGATTGTATTGGCAAAACAACATCTTGAAACTCCAATACCTGTCATTGAACAGATAATTGATTTTTTGACAGCCCACCCCAATACAGTGGCAAGGGTATATGCACTTGAGCAGGAAATGCAAATATTTTTGGTATGGCTTAAGCGAATGGCAGAGCTTGACCAACTCAAAATTGACAGCAACTTACCTGAGGTTTCACAACATTGGAACAATAAGAAAGTGCTGTACCCTTCGGTAAAACAAGCGCTGAGCATACCCACAGAAAAAATCAAGCAACAAACTGTAAAAGAAACATTGGCAAGTGAAGGACAACTTGCTGACGTTTACCAAAAACTCAAGGTAGAAATACCCCGTTTGCCTGGTTACATAATTAATCGAGAAAATTGTGATGAAGCTCATTTTGCCAAGCAAATACAACAGGCAGCACAGCTACTTCAAAGTCGCTATGGACTTACTACAGGTTGTTTTAAAGCCTGTAACTCAGGCGATGGGGCACGCATTACTCCCAATATACCTTTAGCTAATGCTGCGCTACTGACCCAACTGGCAAATGAGGCTTACACCTACGGCGATGACTATTTACTCGAAGCTCATGTTACGTATTTAGAAACTGTAGTAAATGATTTTACCCTAAAAACTACCCCCTCAGCACATATACGCCAAGGCGAACAAGCTCCTGGTATTACCCTACAGTTTATGGAAGGCACTTCTTGGAAGGGAAACTTATACCTGGATGCCCAACAAGCCGCCAAATTGAATATATCAGCTGAGCATTATGCCTGCATTACTCACACAATGCAGGCGTTGGTCAGTGGGTTTCGGCAACATATTGCTGGTTTAAATATTGCTGGAATCGACTTTGCTATTGGTCGTTTAGGTGGACATTTTGGCGATGAAATAATGTTGGGAGTACAAGACCCTAACCTCTCATTTAACGGAGCTGAATGTTTGCGTACATTTATGGATAAAAAAAACGTGCTTGCTCAAGGGCTATATGGAGCAACATTGGTCATACACCCTCATATTGATTTTACCCTGCCCGAATTTCGACAAATAGTGGCCGAATGTTTTCCTGAGGCAACTTCCAAAATGGAAGTCATTAGTATAGTTCCCGACTGTTGGGGTATGATTGCTACCACTGGCAAAACCCCACAAGAAGCAGTTGATCAACTGGTTGCTCTACGCAATGTTTTGGCAACAAAAGATATTATTCACTAAATCTTTAGGACACACACCATCAAACCTTCCTCATTCTTAACACTTATTCACCTCTTAAAAGCAAAATGCTTGGGAAGTAGGTCTGCTTAAAAAGCCTGCATACCAACTACAAAACCACCTCACCTATTTCTTCGGTTATCCTGCACCTAATGCTCTCAGGCTGGCAAATTCAGCAAAATGGTAGTACCTTCGTGTCAAATACCTAAGCGCTTGTTTAAATCCATATTCTGATCCCCAAAAATAACAGATAATGAAACCGTTTATTCTTACCGAATTTATTTTTATACTTTTAAGT carries:
- the deoC gene encoding deoxyribose-phosphate aldolase; the encoded protein is MQNINEYIEHTNLKPTVTYESIETLVEEAVIHNFIGICVPPYWAKKARRDLGKAPVQLVTVVGFPFGYQRAEVKMQEIESALKEGVNELDIVINISAIKCNAYAWIKQEMAWFSQVIHAEEAMMKVILETAYLNDHEIREASKVCVDAGVDFMKTSTGYAPEGAKVEHIRLLRDILPDTVGIKASGGIRSYEKAQEMIIAGADRIGTSSGIKIVEEALTKDVKS